One part of the Haliaeetus albicilla chromosome 9, bHalAlb1.1, whole genome shotgun sequence genome encodes these proteins:
- the RTN4RL1 gene encoding reticulon-4 receptor-like 1 — MLRQGGFAELLLVLLGLKVPGTLGCPTDCVCYPSPMTVSCQAHNFVTIPEGIPEDSERIFLQNNQITLLLRGHFSPSMVTLWIYSNNITFIDPNTFDGFVNLEELDLGDNRYLRALAADTFQGLVKLHALYLYKCGLSSLPSGIFGGLHNLQYLYLQDNHIEFLQDDIFVDLVNLSHLFLHGNKLWSLHQNTFRGLINLDRLLIHQNQLQWIHRRAFHDLRRLTTLFLFNNSLSELQGDCLAHLGALEFLRLNGNPWSCDCKARSLWEWLHRFRGSSSSVICESPEQMHGKDLKVLRAEDFRNCSGSESLHQIKTHTFSTADRGASKIHHPHHSSKEKGKERGAENSLHSSQPAAPPGSRPGYRKPGKNCTSHKSRNRTSKPVSLGPRKNGQEVPDYVPDYQHKFSFGAMPTLSPKRKGKCTRRTPIRPPSGVQQAAGCSGLRASLLVFMMVLAAVIR; from the exons ATGCTCCGCCAAG GGGggtttgcagagctgctgctggtgctgctggggctgaaGGTGCCCGGCACCCTGGGCTGCCCCACCGACTGCGTGTGCTACCCGTCGCCGATGACCGTCAGCTGCCAGGCTCACAACTTCGTCACCATCCCCGAGGGCATCCCTGAGGACAGCGAGAGGATCTTCCTCCAGAACAACCAGATCACCTTATTGCTGCGGGGCCACTTCAGCCCCTCCATGGTCACCCTCTGGATCTATTCCAACAACATCACCTTCATCGACCCCAACACCTTCGACGGGTTCGTCAACCTGGAAGAGCTGGACCTGGGGGACAACCGCTACTTAAGGGCTTTAGCTGCAGACACTTTCCAAGGGCTGGTGAAACTCCACGCCTTGTACCTGTACAAGTGCGGGCTGAGCTCCCTCCCCAGCGGGATATTCGGTGGCCTCCACAACCTGCAATACCTTTACCTGCAAGACAACCACATCGAGTTTCTTCAGGATGATATTTTTGTTGACTTGGTTAACCTCAGCCATCTTTTTCTCCATGGAAACAAGCTCTGGAGCCTCCATCAGAACACGTTCAGGGGACTAATAAACCTGGATCGGCTGCTCATCCATCAAAATCAGCTGCAGTGGATTCACAGGCGGGCTTTTCACGACCTCCGAAGATTGACCACCCTTTTCCTGTTCAATAACAGCCTCTCGGAGCTGCAGGGGGACTGCCTGGCCCACCTGGGAGCCCTGGAGTTTCTCAGGCTGAACGGGAACCCATGGAGCTGCGATTGCAAAGCCCGTTCGCTCTGGGAATGGCTGCACAGGTTCAGAGGCTCCAGCTCCAGCGTCATCTGCGAGTCCCCCGAGCAGATGCACGGCAAGGACCTCAAGGTGCTAAGAGCGGAAGACTTTAGGAACTGTTCAGGCTCCGAGTCGCTCCATCAGATTAAAACACATACTTTCTCCACAGCGGACAGAGGAGCCTCCAAAATCCACCACCCTCACCACTCCTccaaggagaaggggaaggaaagaggggcTGAGAACAGTTTGCACAGCAGCcagcccgccgccccccccggctcccGGCCGGGCTACCGCAAACCCGGCAAGAACTGTACCAGCCACAAAAGCCGTAACCGAACCTCTAAACCGGTATCCTTGGGGCCGCGGAAAAACGGGCAGGAGGTTCCAGACTATGTGCCTGATTATCAGCACAAATTCAGTTTCGGGGCGATGCCGACGCTCTCCCCCAAACGCAAGGGTAAGTGTACCCGGCGGACACCCATCCGCCCCCCCAGCGGGGTGCAGCAGGCAGCCGGCTGCTCGGGGCTCAGGGCATCGCTCCTGGTTTTTATGATGGTGTTAGCAGCCGTCATACGCTGA